In Planctobacterium marinum, the DNA window GACTGTCATATCCCGCCAACGTTGCCCAGGGTACGATACCCCCACCTCCCGAGCCTTCCAGCATATTCAGCCCTGCTGTACCAATCAATTTTCCCGTTGCAGCCTGTATTACCGGGCTTGCCAGCAATATCAGCAAAAGAAAGAATGGTCTTGTGCATCGATTGTTGTTTTTCACCATCAAGTTACTCGTTAGTTTGATTCAGTTATTCATTGGTCTGTAGATGTCTTCAGCTACGGCGCTGGTTTGTGTTCACTCGCTGCCAAAAGTACCGGAGCCAAAAGTTGAAGTGTTTTCTTTTTGTAGTACAGGTAACAGACTTAATGTTAATAACCTATTCTCATCGCCTGACATGGTCAGACTTTCAGTTTTGCTACCAGTTTGCGACATACGGGGATGCCAATAACTCACTGCGCCGGTATCGGGCAACTGCACCACGCCATTTTTATCAGTCAATGCCATCGCTGAATTGGGCTCAGCAACGTAGATATAGCCAATCATTTGATCGTGAATATTGCACCCCAGTGCCACCACCCCGGGACGAGCGAAGTTGATTGGTGCTACCGGCCTGTTGCGATAAAGCTTAATTTCGAAGGGGTTACTTTCGGAAAAACTGTAAACGTGATGGCGAATGTTATCACTATTGGGAAAATCCACATCCTGACCAGCAACAATCGCTGTGACATGAGGCACAAATTGCCTATCAATCTGATCCACAACAACCGGCTGTGCCTGAGCTTGCGTAGGCTTATCAGAGGGCCAGGTAAACACAACATCAGGTACGGGATTACCTTCCTGATCCACCACTGTCACCTCAGAGGCAATGGCAGCTTGTACCACCAAACTAAAGATGCACAATAGTTTTAACAACAAATACCCTCGCTTCATCCAGCCCTCTTTTCTTTGCTCACTTGCAACATTCCAACCTCATAACAATTATAAATGCTAGGTTATCTAACCGTGATTTACCACAGCAGTTATTCATTGCCACTGAATTTGGCACTCTATTTTTTACTGTCCTGCGCTTTTACCAAGCTGTTCAGTTTCACCAAATGCAGAATTCCCGTTGCCAGAATGATCAGCAAAAACCACAACATCCATTGACTCTTGATACTGTATAAAAAGCTATAAAGCACACCACTGAGCAATAAGAAGATACCCACTGTCGTGTTCCCTGCTCCCACAAATCCGAGTCGGTTATTCTCATTGGTTACGTTCAATAGAAGTGTTTTTCTGCCAACTCTGATACCGTCGTACCCCACCAGAAGAAGATAAAACAAAACGAAATTCAGCCAATGCGGTAGTGCTTCTACAGCCCAAATAATGCTGAGCAAGGCCACTAAACACAAACAGGAGGCAACAAATAAGGTCAGGATGTTGCGCTTATCCGACATCCATCCCCACAAATAAGAAGCGGTTAGCGCCGATAATCCCGATGCAAGTACCAGCCACCCTATCGCTAATTGCGCCCCCTGAGCCATAACAACAGTGATAAAAGGAATGGCTAACATGGCATGCAACAAAAAGCACCGACTGAGCACCATGTGTCGCAATAATACGTTATTGCTAAATTGCGCAAAAATACTCGGGGTCGCTTCCTTATCCTTCGCTTCTGTGCTTGTTTGCACCGAGAAACTGAACAGTAATGCCACGATTACCGATACCAAAACAACCACAAAACCCATGTTGATCAACCGTCGATTTTCGCCAAAAAAATCTCCTATCAACAACAGGGCAAAAACGATACTCAACGCACCCGACAACGAAGATACCAGGCCTGTAAATCGGCCTCGCCTTTGTTTCTCTATCACATCTGCCTGAATATCTTTGCTGAAAACTGAGGTAAACGCTCGCCCCAGACTCAAGACCGTTAAGGATAGTAAAATCCCCCAAGGCATGAGCTCTTCTGTGAGGAGCAAGCCAGTAAAAACAAATCCAGATACACCGAAAAGCTGCACAGCAATTCCAATTCGCCATCCAAAATCCCGGCGAGAGTGACAGCCCAAAGCACTTTGCTGAATCCACCATTGCGGCAGCATGGAGCCCGCCTCTCGAATTGGAGCCAGCAGCGGTAACAGCCATGCACCACCGGGCAAAGAAGCAATTAACCAAGGTAATGTTGTCTTGGGAGAAATCAGCAGGTCGATAACTTTATTATTGATCTGCGCCAGAAGCAGCGCCGCCTTTTGTTTCATTCTTACCTCTTCATGGCGTGTACAGTGAAAAAATTTCCGCCACGTGAAATCTTTACATACGATATTGCGCTCTCGAAGTTCAATCAAGTTTTTATGTTATTGATTTTATTGAA includes these proteins:
- a CDS encoding methylamine utilization protein → MKRGYLLLKLLCIFSLVVQAAIASEVTVVDQEGNPVPDVVFTWPSDKPTQAQAQPVVVDQIDRQFVPHVTAIVAGQDVDFPNSDNIRHHVYSFSESNPFEIKLYRNRPVAPINFARPGVVALGCNIHDQMIGYIYVAEPNSAMALTDKNGVVQLPDTGAVSYWHPRMSQTGSKTESLTMSGDENRLLTLSLLPVLQKENTSTFGSGTFGSE
- a CDS encoding MFS transporter, whose protein sequence is MKQKAALLLAQINNKVIDLLISPKTTLPWLIASLPGGAWLLPLLAPIREAGSMLPQWWIQQSALGCHSRRDFGWRIGIAVQLFGVSGFVFTGLLLTEELMPWGILLSLTVLSLGRAFTSVFSKDIQADVIEKQRRGRFTGLVSSLSGALSIVFALLLIGDFFGENRRLINMGFVVVLVSVIVALLFSFSVQTSTEAKDKEATPSIFAQFSNNVLLRHMVLSRCFLLHAMLAIPFITVVMAQGAQLAIGWLVLASGLSALTASYLWGWMSDKRNILTLFVASCLCLVALLSIIWAVEALPHWLNFVLFYLLLVGYDGIRVGRKTLLLNVTNENNRLGFVGAGNTTVGIFLLLSGVLYSFLYSIKSQWMLWFLLIILATGILHLVKLNSLVKAQDSKK